The window CCGTCACTTTCCGCTTTTTATGCGACTGTGCTGTTGATGGTGATCGTGATCACTCAGCGCCCGCTGAAAGGCTATTTTCGCAAAATGCACGGAGATGATTTCTCAATACGACGTGGGTTTGCTGACCTGATTGATGGTATGGTCTCCGGGGCACGAAATATGATCGGTATCGGTGTCGCCACAGCCGCCGCCGGTATTGTGGTTGGCACGGTAACCCTTACCGGGATCGGCCTGGTAATGACGGAGTTTGTCGAGTTGATCTCCGGTGGCAATCTGATGCTGATTCTCATTTTCACAGCAGTCATCAGCCTTATTCTTGGAATGGGATTGCCGACCACCGCCAATTACATTGTTGTTTCGACTCTGATGGCACCGGTTATCGTCAATCTTGGCGCCCAGAGCGGTTTGATTGTTCCCCTTATTGCCGTTCATCTCTTTGTGTTCTACTTTGGCATCCTGGCAGACGATACTCCCCCGGTAGGGCTTGCTGCTTTTGCGGCGGCAGGCATCTCGGGCGGTGATCCCATTCGAACAGGTATTCAGGGCTTCACCTATGATATTCGAACCGCGATTCTGCCATTCATCTTCATTTTTAATACCGAATTGCTGATGATCGGTATTGGCAGCCCCTTGCATTTTGTGGTTGTTGTTTCTGCGGCTGTCGTCGCCATGCTTGTTTTCGCTGCAGCTACCCAGGGCTATTTTCTTACCAAAAGCAGAATCTGGGAAACGGCAGCTTTGCTGCTGGTGGCGTTCATTCTCTTTAGACCTGGTTTTTTCTGGGATAAGGTGTATGCACCTATTGAAGAGCTGCCCGCCGCTCAGTTTGAGCAGGTGCTCGGTGATATGGAGGCTGGCAAGCAGTTCAAGATAGCACTGAAAGGTGAAAATCTGCGTGGAGATGAATATATTAAAACAATCATGCTGCCTGTTGGCGAAGGTGAAACTGGCGCCGATAAACTGATGGAGATTGGTATCGAGACTCGCGTGGAAGAGGGGAGAACCTTTATCGACATGGTTGGGTTTGGCAGTCCGGCCCAGCGGGCCGGTATTGATTTTGATCAGGAAATTCTCAATATTCAACTGGATGCCGACAGGCCACCGAAACAGTTGATGTTTATTCCTGCTTTGCTGTTGCTGGCAGGCGTATGGGTGTCGCAACGCAGGAGAATTACAAAACATGCTGCGGCTTAACCGAGAATCGGGTAGAAGTTGCTGTCAGTAATTGGTGCCGCTATCATAACAGATGATAGCGGCGTACTGATATGAGAAGGACGTCGCTCTTACGGAGTTGAAAATGATTAAAAAGATACTGGTCCCAATCGCATTTTCCCCATATTCCAAGGAAATACTTGAATACGCCGGTTCCATTGCCGGTCCTGTCGGCGCGGAGATGATTATCGTCAATGTCATCAATGAACGGGATCTTGAGGCTGTCGAGCGAATAGCTTCCTACGGGTATAAAGTTGATGGTGAACATTATGTGCACATCATTCAGGAGGAGCGCAGGAAAGAACTCGAGCAGCTTACCGACAATCTGACCCTTGCTGATGAGAAGGTTTCCTTTCAGTTTCTGGTTGGCGACCCTGCTACGGAACTATTG of the Desulfosediminicola ganghwensis genome contains:
- a CDS encoding universal stress protein gives rise to the protein MIKKILVPIAFSPYSKEILEYAGSIAGPVGAEMIIVNVINERDLEAVERIASYGYKVDGEHYVHIIQEERRKELEQLTDNLTLADEKVSFQFLVGDPATELLKMVVDEEIDMVVMGVKAKDIKHMFTGSVAERLFRKCPCTIVSYRDTGTAERLRRRIERHRHKA